The Pseudomonadota bacterium genome window below encodes:
- a CDS encoding type 1 glutamine amidotransferase gives MKKFLMFQHMEWEGPGKFLLRCLDKHGISHDIVRIWEQPVPDNFSEYSALIVLGGGPNVDQEEMYPFLVQEKTVIRKALDLDMPYLGFCLGHQLLAHVLGAEVGPNFCTSIGYTQGHLTHDGREHPVFQNLPVEFPLFKWHGQSVKTPVRKNISILITSEECQVEAISVPGRPHIIGLQFDNHSASRKDIALWLEKDRQWIFSAPDREVNPTMILSMAKLLEKNMEQDFDILFNNFIRLL, from the coding sequence ATGAAAAAATTTCTGATGTTTCAACACATGGAATGGGAAGGTCCTGGAAAGTTCCTGCTGCGTTGTCTTGACAAACACGGAATCAGTCATGATATCGTCAGAATATGGGAGCAGCCCGTTCCTGATAATTTTTCAGAGTATAGCGCGCTGATAGTTCTCGGCGGCGGGCCGAATGTTGACCAGGAAGAGATGTATCCCTTTCTGGTTCAGGAAAAAACAGTTATTCGCAAGGCCCTTGACCTGGATATGCCGTATCTGGGATTCTGTCTGGGGCATCAACTGCTGGCCCATGTGCTTGGGGCGGAAGTTGGGCCTAATTTTTGCACAAGCATCGGCTATACCCAGGGGCATTTGACCCACGACGGTCGCGAGCACCCGGTTTTTCAGAATCTGCCGGTGGAATTTCCATTATTCAAATGGCACGGTCAATCCGTTAAAACCCCGGTGCGTAAAAACATTTCAATTCTCATTACCTCCGAAGAGTGCCAGGTTGAAGCGATATCGGTTCCCGGCCGGCCGCATATTATTGGTCTTCAATTTGATAATCATTCGGCAAGCAGAAAAGACATCGCGTTATGGCTTGAAAAAGATCGTCAGTGGATTTTTTCGGCACCGGACAGAGAGGTGAATCCGACAATGATCCTGTCCATGGCAAAATTACTTGAAAAAAATATGGAGCAGGATTTTGATATCCTGTTTAATAATTTTATCAGACTTCTCTGA
- a CDS encoding dienelactone hydrolase family protein: protein MKYILAFLLILAVSSNAWAAGKTVSYEVNGQPYEGYFVSPSPKAPLVLLIHDWDGLTEYEVKRAEMLAGLGYAVFAADLFGAGVRPTTIEDKRQHTGELYKDREKMLFLMQVALKMAQSLGADSLNAVAMGYCFGGAAVLELARSGADLKGFVTFHGGLQTPEGQDYTKTKGKLLIMHGSADTNITMDQFADLAREMEAKYVPYEMITYGGAPHAFTVFGSIGYREDADKKSWKRFTDFLKDIFE, encoded by the coding sequence ATGAAATATATATTGGCGTTTTTATTGATACTGGCTGTTTCATCCAATGCATGGGCCGCTGGCAAGACAGTTTCCTACGAGGTTAACGGGCAACCCTATGAAGGATATTTTGTCAGCCCGTCTCCAAAAGCGCCGTTGGTGCTGCTTATCCACGACTGGGACGGGCTCACCGAATATGAAGTGAAACGGGCCGAGATGCTTGCGGGTCTCGGGTATGCGGTTTTTGCCGCTGATCTGTTCGGCGCCGGCGTCCGCCCCACCACAATTGAAGATAAACGCCAGCACACCGGTGAGCTTTATAAAGACCGGGAGAAAATGCTTTTTCTGATGCAGGTGGCATTGAAAATGGCCCAATCCCTTGGAGCTGATTCGCTTAATGCCGTGGCAATGGGATACTGCTTTGGAGGTGCTGCGGTGCTTGAGCTTGCCAGGTCAGGAGCAGACCTCAAGGGCTTTGTCACCTTTCATGGCGGCTTGCAAACTCCGGAAGGGCAGGACTACACCAAAACCAAGGGCAAGCTGCTGATCATGCACGGCAGCGCTGACACAAATATCACCATGGATCAGTTTGCCGATCTTGCCAGGGAAATGGAGGCAAAATATGTCCCGTACGAGATGATTACTTACGGCGGAGCGCCCCACGCCTTTACTGTATTCGGCTCCATAGGCTATCGTGAAGATGCCGATAAAAAATCCTGGAAACGGTTTACGGATTTTCTTAAGGATATTTTTGAGTAA
- a CDS encoding DUF4410 domain-containing protein, protein MKRFVLILSTLLLIGFMAGCGGGTKRVALPAGASSDIAVLSLGADTTGLSDDQVDLLQRNLDWMDRNLVQTLNKKGFNSAQIQDEKAFTGAGNSLLLKISITKHKMIPKGARMLGGMMAGADILSVHYDLVDSNGKIVLAWDDSQGSTKGGTYCAQALNRNAADKIAAYVVRK, encoded by the coding sequence ATGAAACGTTTTGTACTGATACTGTCGACCCTATTACTTATAGGTTTTATGGCCGGGTGCGGCGGAGGAACAAAAAGAGTAGCGTTGCCTGCCGGCGCATCAAGTGATATTGCCGTGCTTTCCCTGGGAGCGGACACCACCGGACTCAGTGACGATCAGGTTGACCTCTTGCAGCGGAATCTGGACTGGATGGATAGAAATCTGGTTCAGACCCTTAATAAAAAAGGCTTTAACTCGGCCCAGATCCAGGATGAAAAGGCTTTCACCGGCGCCGGCAACAGTCTTCTCCTTAAAATTTCAATCACCAAACATAAGATGATCCCCAAGGGCGCCCGGATGTTGGGTGGCATGATGGCAGGTGCTGATATTTTAAGCGTCCATTATGATCTGGTCGACTCAAATGGTAAAATCGTTCTTGCATGGGATGATTCCCAGGGTTCCACCAAGGGCGGCACCTATTGCGCCCAGGCGCTGAACAGAAATGCCGCAGACAAAATTGCTGCATATGTAGTGAGGAAATAG
- a CDS encoding PEP-CTERM sorting domain-containing protein, with product MKKKLLAGLVTGLFLSVAGVASAVPLAVNAYTPLSGTTVGVNPNLAGTIIVDDLVEFSFSGYGGTVSGDVQFRVVRAIDNTYDFYWRVFNDSDSAGAIGDFRIGNFITSIYDADFRIDGLGDIGPNYAYLFGDPFPGYVNFSFSAGLQAGMNSKFFFLDTDATSFDRTLIYDLTTVGQSEHSDRYSLGYAPSASVPEPATMLLFSTGLVGLAGLRRKKK from the coding sequence GTGAAAAAGAAACTTTTAGCAGGATTGGTAACAGGGCTGTTCTTATCGGTTGCAGGTGTTGCAAGTGCTGTACCCCTGGCAGTAAATGCCTACACACCCTTGTCTGGCACAACGGTAGGGGTTAATCCAAACTTAGCAGGAACTATTATTGTTGATGATTTGGTCGAATTTTCCTTTTCTGGTTATGGCGGTACTGTTTCAGGTGATGTCCAGTTCCGAGTTGTTCGAGCTATCGACAATACGTATGATTTTTATTGGCGTGTCTTTAATGATAGTGACTCCGCTGGTGCAATTGGTGATTTTCGTATTGGTAATTTTATTACATCTATTTATGACGCAGATTTTCGAATTGATGGCCTTGGTGATATTGGCCCGAATTACGCATATCTTTTTGGTGACCCATTTCCTGGGTATGTGAACTTTAGTTTTAGTGCAGGATTGCAGGCAGGTATGAATTCTAAGTTTTTCTTTTTAGATACTGACGCAACTTCTTTTGATCGAACTTTAATATATGATCTTACAACCGTGGGGCAAAGCGAGCATTCAGATAGATACTCCTTAGGTTATGCACCCTCGGCCTCAGTCCCAGAACCAGCTACTATGCTTCTCTTCAGCACTGGGTTAGTCGGCCTTGCTGGCTTAAGAAGAAAGAAAAAGTAA
- a CDS encoding iron-containing alcohol dehydrogenase produces MYDFTFHNPTKIIFGRNTEVQIGSELKNAGISKVLFVFGKSSIKASGLYDRVVESLNQSGIHFTEFSGVSSNPILSHTHRGVRLAMQAKVQAVLAVGGGSVIDESKAIAVGAVSDKDVWEYFIGEQVTRALPVFTILTLAATGSEMNGNAVITREETQQKYNIGSAHVYPKVSILNPELTFSVSPEYSAYGAVDAIAHVIEGYFTSRLGGPAIQDRLVENIIRTVIDTQNVIAREPDNYNARAEFMWAATLALNGLPPAGIGAYSFPNHMIEHALSAMFNIAHGAGLAIVIPAWMRWYQPLKRDKFRRFAQEIFGLETGEQGIDALEDWFEKIGAPIRLDDAGIPASDIDSIAENANTLARRWGIDDVYTPGVIAEILRLAV; encoded by the coding sequence ATGTATGATTTTACCTTCCATAATCCCACAAAAATAATTTTCGGACGTAACACTGAAGTACAGATCGGCAGTGAGCTGAAAAACGCTGGCATCAGCAAGGTTCTTTTTGTTTTCGGTAAATCTTCGATAAAGGCATCCGGGCTGTATGACCGGGTTGTTGAAAGCCTTAATCAGAGCGGTATACATTTTACGGAATTTTCCGGGGTCTCATCAAACCCGATTCTTTCACATACGCACCGGGGAGTAAGGCTTGCCATGCAAGCGAAGGTCCAGGCGGTGCTTGCTGTGGGTGGCGGCTCGGTGATCGATGAAAGCAAGGCGATCGCCGTGGGCGCGGTTTCGGATAAGGACGTATGGGAGTATTTTATCGGTGAGCAAGTCACCAGGGCCTTGCCGGTTTTCACAATCCTTACTCTGGCGGCCACCGGCAGTGAAATGAATGGTAATGCCGTGATCACCCGTGAAGAGACACAACAAAAGTATAATATCGGCTCTGCCCATGTTTACCCAAAAGTTTCTATTCTCAACCCGGAACTGACCTTTTCCGTCTCACCTGAGTATTCTGCTTACGGCGCGGTTGATGCCATCGCCCATGTGATAGAGGGATATTTCACCTCCAGACTCGGCGGGCCGGCCATTCAGGACAGATTGGTGGAAAACATTATCAGGACGGTGATCGACACTCAGAATGTTATTGCCAGGGAACCTGATAACTATAATGCCCGCGCAGAGTTCATGTGGGCCGCGACCCTTGCTTTGAACGGTTTGCCGCCGGCAGGCATCGGTGCGTACAGTTTTCCGAATCATATGATCGAACATGCCTTGAGTGCCATGTTTAATATTGCCCACGGTGCGGGGCTGGCAATCGTTATTCCGGCCTGGATGCGATGGTACCAGCCGCTGAAACGCGATAAATTCCGTCGTTTTGCACAGGAAATATTCGGCCTTGAAACCGGGGAACAAGGCATTGATGCCCTTGAGGACTGGTTTGAGAAGATCGGCGCTCCCATACGTCTTGATGATGCAGGTATCCCGGCCAGCGATATTGACAGCATTGCTGAAAACGCCAACACTCTTGCAAGACGTTGGGGAATTGATGATGTCTATACACCCGGAGTAATTGCCGAGATCCTCCGCCTGGCTGTCTGA
- the selA gene encoding L-seryl-tRNA(Sec) selenium transferase: MAGKVKSVLGKDNKNKELLRSIPKVDEFLQWVGNPPETPLLLIKKAVREVLDEKRRAILAGKPVKKIDLSRKALVPLFNKLLKQKLAPNFVKVINATGVVVHTNLGRSVLPDIAMESILRVGAGYSNLEYDLKTGKRGSRYSLVEELLCELTGAEAALVVNNNAAAVLLVLETMAAGREVIVSRGQLVEIGGSFRIPDVMAKSGARLVEVGATNRTHLKDYETAITGETALLLKVHTSNFKIIGFTREVDLAELVGLGGQHGIPVMEDLGSGCFVDLSRFGLDKEPTVQETVKAGVDVVTFSGDKLLGGPQAGIILGKKQVIERVKKNPMNRALRIDKFTLAALEAILRLYLDEQKALETIPTLAMLSMPLEKIQARARKLVEKIKKSVKSKCDVEIVETESRVGGGALPEQPLASCAVSLNPLKITINSLEKLFRKREIPVIGRVEEDRYLLDMRTVADKEVADLGTAICEVFGVAK, encoded by the coding sequence ATGGCTGGCAAGGTGAAGTCTGTTTTGGGAAAAGATAATAAAAACAAAGAATTACTGCGTTCAATTCCTAAGGTTGATGAATTTCTGCAATGGGTGGGAAATCCCCCCGAGACGCCATTATTATTGATCAAGAAAGCTGTACGTGAAGTTCTTGATGAAAAACGCCGGGCCATTCTGGCCGGAAAACCTGTAAAAAAGATCGATCTTTCCCGGAAAGCCCTGGTTCCCCTGTTTAACAAATTACTCAAACAGAAACTTGCGCCGAATTTTGTAAAAGTCATCAATGCCACCGGAGTCGTGGTACATACCAACCTGGGCCGATCCGTGCTTCCTGATATAGCCATGGAAAGCATTCTCAGGGTCGGTGCCGGGTATTCTAATCTGGAGTATGATCTGAAAACCGGTAAGCGTGGCAGCCGGTACAGCCTGGTTGAGGAATTGCTCTGCGAGCTCACCGGTGCCGAGGCGGCCCTGGTGGTCAATAACAATGCCGCTGCAGTCCTGTTGGTGCTTGAGACCATGGCCGCGGGCCGTGAGGTGATCGTCTCCCGCGGTCAGCTTGTTGAAATCGGTGGTTCTTTCAGGATTCCGGACGTGATGGCGAAGAGCGGTGCGAGACTCGTTGAGGTGGGGGCCACCAACCGCACGCATCTCAAGGATTACGAAACGGCAATTACTGGAGAAACCGCGCTGCTTCTCAAAGTCCATACCAGCAATTTTAAAATTATCGGCTTTACCAGGGAAGTGGATCTTGCAGAGCTTGTCGGGCTTGGAGGACAACATGGGATTCCGGTCATGGAGGATCTGGGCAGCGGCTGTTTTGTTGATCTGTCGCGTTTCGGGCTCGATAAAGAGCCCACGGTGCAGGAAACCGTGAAAGCCGGGGTTGATGTTGTTACTTTCAGTGGAGATAAGCTTCTGGGCGGACCCCAGGCAGGAATTATTCTCGGCAAAAAACAGGTGATTGAGCGGGTGAAGAAAAATCCCATGAATCGGGCGCTGCGCATTGACAAGTTTACACTGGCGGCCCTTGAAGCCATTCTGCGATTGTATCTTGATGAACAGAAAGCCCTGGAAACCATCCCCACCCTGGCAATGCTATCCATGCCCCTTGAAAAGATTCAGGCCCGGGCCCGTAAGCTTGTGGAAAAAATCAAGAAGTCAGTTAAATCAAAATGTGATGTGGAAATTGTTGAAACCGAATCAAGGGTTGGCGGCGGTGCATTGCCGGAGCAGCCATTGGCAAGTTGTGCTGTTTCATTGAATCCACTGAAGATTACCATAAATTCTCTTGAGAAGCTGTTCCGGAAGCGTGAAATACCGGTTATCGGGCGGGTGGAAGAAGACCGTTACCTGCTGGATATGCGGACTGTGGCTGATAAAGAAGTTGCCGATCTCGGCACGGCTATCTGCGAAGTGTTCGGAGTTGCGAAATAA
- a CDS encoding tetratricopeptide repeat protein, with protein sequence MTSPLFAQNGRISIEDLNRFKRVFSETIKYFLSCSRVDFIPVNVDESAPLPPGVKSVQKRRIPCIGENGVLYLPIWRVDELIATAVLGDCSSKVLEADGPWLLERSRFISREFEFGKQLSLDPLTGLLNKRHLLEELTCRMVEGSGPTNAGMHGFVLALIEICPAIKDADQARQYIARAASCLGSLEDRVALHHLGSGVFGLIWEELDSEGAIKVGNAVLNWLKRENFPRIRIGLAPVNDQTMHEGKDAAGVVEQAWHALETARKRGPYGLCSSSALINAEQHPLKPLPARVTAYFRKLLPGVDAFAVILLQQDQDAEGAQFSGRVRSLLIDTPLVPVNPREAFVFIAGADQQRALDWIQSFKKKLGKDMGSFSMGVALFPDHDFRKSEMLLNARKALLHTNFFGPDTVTVFDGISLNISGDIYYNEGDLAAAAKEYKKGLEVDPDNVNLLNSMGVTWAQMNRYRDAIPYFEKALGKDNDDFMALFNMGLALLALNRNDAVIPYFERAYKVDPHNFDLILQLGRLYCQSKRYDEAVMVLKQGEGKGNTGSGRDVGRGALHRYLGEAYMASGKNKKAMASLQRACNHNPRDASALSLLGELYDLEKQGAEIATALSRQAVELDSSRWEYWYRLGKIQFHQGNTIDAKESLKESLRLHRKNIEASVVLGEVYRKSGQHSKAQKMFMKVLRLDPAHKQAKQSLKKLAKA encoded by the coding sequence ATGACATCCCCTTTGTTTGCTCAAAACGGCCGGATATCCATTGAAGATCTGAACCGGTTCAAAAGAGTATTTTCTGAAACCATCAAGTATTTTCTGTCCTGCAGCCGGGTGGATTTCATTCCGGTAAATGTTGATGAATCAGCGCCCCTTCCCCCGGGAGTCAAGTCGGTTCAGAAAAGACGGATTCCCTGTATTGGCGAGAATGGCGTGCTGTATCTTCCCATATGGCGCGTTGACGAGCTTATTGCCACGGCAGTTCTGGGTGATTGCAGCAGTAAGGTGCTGGAGGCAGACGGTCCGTGGCTTCTTGAAAGGAGCCGTTTTATCTCCCGGGAATTTGAGTTCGGGAAACAGCTTTCCCTTGATCCTCTTACCGGGTTGCTGAATAAACGCCATCTCCTGGAGGAATTGACCTGCCGGATGGTGGAAGGTTCCGGCCCGACCAATGCTGGGATGCATGGATTTGTGCTGGCCTTGATCGAAATCTGTCCAGCCATAAAGGATGCCGATCAGGCCAGGCAATATATTGCAAGAGCGGCATCGTGCCTTGGTTCTCTTGAGGACAGGGTGGCACTCCACCACCTGGGGTCTGGGGTGTTCGGCCTCATATGGGAAGAGCTTGATTCCGAAGGGGCTATCAAGGTAGGAAATGCAGTGCTCAACTGGTTGAAAAGGGAGAACTTTCCCCGGATCCGAATAGGCCTTGCACCGGTCAATGATCAAACCATGCATGAGGGAAAAGATGCCGCCGGAGTTGTCGAACAGGCCTGGCATGCCCTTGAAACCGCGAGAAAGCGGGGTCCTTATGGGCTTTGCAGCTCTTCGGCGCTTATCAATGCTGAACAGCATCCTTTAAAGCCTTTGCCGGCCAGGGTTACGGCATATTTCCGGAAGCTATTGCCGGGGGTTGATGCGTTTGCGGTCATTTTACTCCAGCAGGATCAGGATGCTGAAGGCGCACAATTTTCCGGCCGGGTTCGTTCCTTGCTCATTGATACTCCCCTGGTGCCGGTCAACCCCCGCGAAGCATTTGTTTTTATTGCCGGTGCCGACCAGCAACGAGCCCTTGACTGGATACAATCATTCAAGAAAAAACTTGGAAAAGACATGGGCAGCTTTTCCATGGGCGTGGCGCTTTTCCCGGACCATGATTTCAGAAAGTCGGAGATGCTGCTTAATGCCAGAAAGGCATTGCTCCACACCAATTTTTTCGGGCCCGACACAGTGACGGTTTTTGATGGCATAAGTCTGAATATCAGCGGCGATATTTACTATAATGAAGGGGACCTTGCCGCAGCTGCCAAAGAGTATAAGAAAGGTCTTGAAGTTGACCCGGACAATGTCAATCTTTTGAACAGCATGGGGGTTACCTGGGCGCAGATGAATCGTTATCGAGATGCGATTCCTTATTTTGAAAAAGCCCTTGGAAAAGATAATGATGATTTCATGGCCCTTTTTAACATGGGGCTGGCTCTGCTGGCATTGAACCGGAATGATGCGGTAATTCCCTATTTTGAAAGAGCCTACAAGGTTGATCCTCATAACTTTGATTTAATCCTGCAGCTTGGCAGGCTGTATTGTCAGAGCAAAAGGTATGATGAAGCGGTCATGGTGCTCAAGCAGGGGGAAGGCAAGGGCAATACCGGAAGCGGACGGGATGTCGGTCGCGGCGCGCTGCATCGTTATCTCGGCGAGGCTTATATGGCTTCAGGCAAGAATAAAAAAGCCATGGCAAGCCTCCAGAGGGCTTGCAATCATAATCCAAGGGACGCATCTGCATTGAGTCTGCTCGGTGAACTATACGATCTGGAAAAACAAGGCGCTGAAATCGCCACGGCACTCTCTAGGCAGGCGGTTGAGCTTGACAGCAGTCGTTGGGAATACTGGTATCGTCTCGGCAAAATTCAGTTCCACCAGGGAAATACAATAGATGCCAAAGAGTCTCTCAAGGAAAGTCTCAGGCTGCATCGAAAAAACATTGAAGCATCTGTCGTGCTTGGTGAAGTGTATCGAAAATCCGGGCAGCACAGTAAAGCACAAAAAATGTTTATGAAAGTCCTGAGGCTTGATCCTGCGCATAAACAGGCGAAACAATCTTTAAAGAAGTTGGCCAAGGCCTGA